Proteins co-encoded in one Gossypium arboreum isolate Shixiya-1 chromosome 11, ASM2569848v2, whole genome shotgun sequence genomic window:
- the LOC108472047 gene encoding uncharacterized protein LOC108472047 — MGSWKAFLQSSGGKKDMEKEESIGAYGSICAVPKMKGVWDSEVWLNFSNAILYFGEANLHDYKAAEFINNNERKWNRELIINTFPEEAAGKILSIPLAEEPHEDFQNNKVKFVKEVQKWKPPPGQAIKINFDGAFDERNQQSASGIVARNSKGLVLLSSTKTHLGVTSAFAAEALACRTATEIRSQHARKGSIIKRCNARGEDKSKIGAYIHDIHQLISRSGNIKFEYTPRSANSLAHILAKESLIRQEEVYLVESVPIYAENQRKNNMEREPD, encoded by the exons ATGGGGAGTTGGAAAGCATTTTTGCAAAGTTCTGGTGGCAAAAAGGACATGGAAAAAGAGGAATCCATTGGTGCCTATGGAAGCATTTGTGCCGTTCCAAAGATGAAGGGGGTATGGGATTCAGAAGTATGGCTCA ATTTTAGTAATGCTATATTATATTTTGGTGAGGCCAATTTGCATGATTATAAGGCTGCAGAATTTATCAATAATAACGAGAGAAAATGGAATAGAGAGTTGATTATCAATACCTTTCCAGAAGAAGCAGCAGGCAAGATTCTCAGTATCCCACTGGCAGAGGAACCTCATGAGGACTTTCAG AATAACAAGGTAAAATTCGTTAAAGAAGTTCAAAAGTGGAAACCCCCACCTGGACAGGCAATAAAGATAAATTTTGATGGAGCTTTTGATGAGAGAAATCAACAATCGGCCTCTGGGATAGTAGCCAGAAATAGTAAAGGGCTTGTTCTCCTGTCATCCACAAAGACCCATCTTGGAGTAACCTCTGCCTTCGCAGCCGAAGCATTAGCATGCAGGACAGCAACCGAGATTAGGTCTCAACATGCAAGGAAAGGATCCATTATTAAAAGATGCAATGCTAGAGGGGAAGATAAATCGAAGATAGGGGCCTATATACATGATATCCATCAGTTAATTTCCAGATCTGGCAATATCAAGTTTGAATATACCCCTAGATCAGCAAATAGTTTAGCCCACATATTAGCTAAAGAATCCCTAATAAGACAGGAAGAAGTTTACCTGGTCGAGAGTGTACCCATTTATGCCGAAAACCAGAGGAAAAATAATATGGAGAGAGAGCCGGATTGA